One region of uncultured Sulfurimonas sp. genomic DNA includes:
- a CDS encoding flagellar hook capping FlgD N-terminal domain-containing protein, translated as MAITATGENAAYATTTSATTAAVEDKTILGKDDFMTLLLVELQNQDPTEPMDSEKILTQTSQLASLESAENTNKALEDLAASLTSSQNFSSISAIGKTADLGSNAISHDEGSTSSFQVYFPQEIQNGTIEILNSEGQIVGTMPVEANSAGTYQFDWDGTLSDTTDATSGVYYITSSYTNSAGEALTTRMGTYPIEAVRFENGNALVKVGSNYVDLESVVEVY; from the coding sequence ATGGCAATTACAGCAACAGGTGAAAATGCGGCATACGCTACAACTACGAGTGCTACAACTGCAGCCGTAGAAGATAAGACAATTTTAGGAAAAGATGACTTTATGACTCTTCTTTTGGTTGAGCTTCAAAATCAAGATCCTACTGAACCTATGGATAGTGAAAAGATTTTAACTCAAACTTCGCAACTTGCTTCATTAGAATCAGCAGAAAACACAAATAAAGCTTTAGAAGATTTAGCCGCTTCTTTGACTTCATCACAAAACTTCTCTTCCATATCGGCAATAGGTAAAACGGCTGACTTAGGTAGCAATGCAATATCTCATGATGAAGGTAGTACAAGTTCTTTTCAAGTTTATTTTCCTCAAGAGATACAAAACGGTACTATTGAAATTTTAAATAGTGAGGGTCAAATTGTAGGTACGATGCCAGTTGAAGCAAATTCTGCTGGAACTTACCAGTTTGATTGGGATGGTACTCTTAGTGATACAACCGATGCTACTAGTGGAGTTTACTATATTACTTCTAGTTATACAAATAGTGCGGGTGAAGCATTAACTACTAGAATGGGAACATATCCAATAGAGGCTGTAAGATTTGAAAATGGTAATGCCCTTGTAAAAGTCGGATCAAATTATGTAGATTTAGAAAGTGTAGTGGAAGTTTATTAA
- a CDS encoding D-2-hydroxyacid dehydrogenase has translation MKIVLLDALTFGDADLSAFDSLGEIEIFKTTLADEVQKRITDADVIVTNKVVITDALMAEAKKLKLICIAATGMNNVDLEAASKRGIEVKNVAGYSTDSVIQHTFSMLFYLLGHSRYYDEFVKDGSYANSPIFTDVSKSFFEVKGKKWGIIGLGDIGRGVANIASAFGAEVFYYSTSGVNRTQDYQRANLDELLNSCDIISIHAPLNEKTNNLLDYEQLLTCKDGAVILNLGRGGIVNEEAVAKIIDEKNISFGLDVLSSEPMVANHPLLSIENKNNLYITPHIAWASVEARATLIASVVENIKSLK, from the coding sequence ATGAAAATAGTTCTTTTAGATGCCCTAACTTTTGGAGATGCAGATTTAAGTGCATTTGATTCTTTAGGTGAGATTGAAATTTTTAAAACAACTTTAGCAGATGAAGTACAAAAACGTATAACAGACGCTGATGTTATAGTGACTAACAAGGTTGTTATAACAGATGCACTTATGGCAGAAGCTAAAAAGTTAAAACTTATATGTATAGCTGCAACAGGTATGAACAATGTAGATTTAGAAGCTGCATCTAAGAGAGGCATAGAAGTTAAAAATGTAGCTGGATACTCTACTGATTCAGTTATTCAACACACTTTTTCTATGCTTTTTTACCTTTTAGGACATTCAAGATATTATGATGAGTTTGTAAAAGATGGTTCGTATGCGAATAGTCCTATATTTACAGATGTATCAAAATCATTTTTTGAAGTTAAGGGTAAAAAATGGGGGATAATTGGTCTTGGAGATATTGGTCGTGGTGTTGCAAATATAGCATCTGCTTTTGGAGCTGAAGTTTTTTACTACTCAACTAGCGGAGTAAATAGAACTCAAGATTATCAAAGAGCTAACTTAGATGAGCTTTTAAATAGTTGTGATATTATCTCTATTCATGCACCTTTAAATGAAAAAACAAACAACCTTTTAGATTATGAACAGTTGTTAACTTGTAAAGATGGAGCTGTTATTTTAAACCTAGGACGTGGCGGTATTGTCAATGAAGAGGCGGTTGCAAAGATTATAGATGAAAAAAATATCTCTTTTGGTCTTGATGTTTTAAGTTCTGAGCCGATGGTTGCAAACCATCCTCTTTTAAGTATTGAAAATAAAAACAACTTATATATTACTCCTCATATAGCTTGGGCATCTGTTGAAGCGAGAGCTACTCTAATAGCATCTGTTGTGGAAAATATAAAATCCCTGAAGTAG
- a CDS encoding DedA family protein: MAALKNDMPYLNAMIFASSGNILAIIANYWFGYWLYEKAKTKLNSSKTGMKSLRYGHKYGYFILLFTWLPLIGDPLTLVAGVLRLRFVWFVIIAGSLRIARYYFLALVV; the protein is encoded by the coding sequence GTGGCTGCTTTAAAAAATGATATGCCGTATTTAAATGCTATGATTTTTGCATCTAGTGGAAATATTTTGGCAATTATTGCTAACTATTGGTTTGGTTATTGGTTATATGAAAAAGCAAAAACAAAATTAAATTCTTCAAAAACAGGTATGAAAAGTTTAAGATATGGACATAAGTATGGTTACTTTATACTTCTTTTTACTTGGTTACCTCTTATAGGTGATCCGCTAACACTTGTAGCTGGTGTTTTAAGACTTCGGTTTGTTTGGTTTGTTATAATTGCTGGAAGTCTCAGGATTGCAAGGTATTACTTTTTAGCTCTTGTGGTATAA
- a CDS encoding ABC transporter substrate-binding protein, with the protein MKIFLLSIVFISSLLASENSLNKVSLQLLWLDQFQFAGYYIAKEKGFYKKVGLDVDIKQIEQDMDTVEEVLSGRSTYGIGRSSLIKLRSEGKKIILVSAIFQSSPFVLLSLNSSNINSIKDFVDKELMLTKDAVESASIRAMIRASGVDEQKIKFKEHTFKFKEFLDKKVDVYAGYTSNEKYILDKKGIKYKIFSPKDEGFDFYSDILFTSEKEATLNPKRVKKFKEASLKGWKWAFENIEQSVELIYKKYNSQNKSFEALMYEAQELKKLAYSDNIKLGDISEKKILRIFDIYKIIGLAKNKLNAHEFIFNSCSDILTAKEQNYLREKKEISICVLPSSLPYSGIKNEKVVGIGAEILDIATSYISTPFKLVHTDSWKESLLKAKNGECDLLPILEDVPSRREYLNFTTPYFEDSLAIVTNDSQNYILDIDSILDKEFSIVEGYSYIETLREKYPHIKLNIVPTRKDGFLGVQSGKYYGHIDLMMTAAYYMQNYSRVNLKIAGVFEDKVKISFGIKKSDKVLFSIFEKIAHNLKPKEIQNILNKWVSINYTNEYNYKYIKRILVFIFVVGLVFFYRQYLLKKKNKELEKLQKELVELNKSLEYKVKDAVNEIVKKDAYMLHQSRLVQMGEMLSMIAHQWKQPLSSISTMQIAIRMSIELEKYDLNDKKQRDEFIEFLFKKLDKIGAYTQNLSQIISDFSDFYKPNKESQTMRLDSVIVKACHLVEDSMIMNNIVISLNLHSQALVDLHENEFMQVILNILNNAKDQLIDKNIENPIIKLLSYDADKEIVLKISDNAGGIDEYTMPLVFDPYFSTKLDKNGTGLGLYMSKNIIEDYHNGSISVENDAKGAVFIIRIKAKEI; encoded by the coding sequence ATGAAAATTTTTTTATTATCTATAGTTTTTATATCTTCTTTGCTTGCTTCTGAAAATTCTTTAAATAAAGTATCCTTACAACTTTTATGGTTAGATCAGTTTCAATTTGCGGGTTATTATATTGCAAAAGAAAAAGGTTTTTATAAAAAAGTTGGTTTAGATGTAGATATCAAACAAATTGAGCAAGATATGGATACCGTAGAAGAGGTTCTAAGCGGTAGATCTACTTATGGTATAGGGCGTTCGAGTTTGATAAAATTACGCTCAGAAGGTAAGAAGATTATCTTGGTATCTGCTATATTTCAATCCTCTCCATTTGTACTACTAAGTTTAAATTCATCCAATATAAATAGCATAAAAGATTTTGTTGATAAAGAGTTAATGCTAACAAAAGATGCAGTAGAATCAGCTTCCATAAGAGCTATGATAAGGGCAAGTGGTGTTGATGAACAAAAGATAAAATTTAAAGAACACACTTTTAAATTTAAAGAATTTTTAGATAAAAAAGTTGATGTATATGCTGGGTATACTTCAAATGAAAAATATATATTGGATAAAAAAGGCATAAAATACAAAATATTTTCTCCTAAAGATGAAGGTTTTGATTTTTATAGTGATATTCTTTTTACATCTGAAAAAGAAGCAACTCTAAATCCTAAGAGAGTTAAAAAGTTCAAAGAAGCTTCACTAAAAGGTTGGAAGTGGGCATTTGAAAATATAGAGCAGAGCGTTGAGCTTATATATAAAAAATACAATTCTCAAAATAAATCTTTTGAAGCTTTAATGTATGAAGCACAAGAGTTAAAAAAACTTGCATATTCAGATAATATAAAACTTGGAGATATTAGTGAAAAAAAAATACTTAGAATTTTTGATATATATAAAATCATAGGACTTGCGAAAAATAAGTTAAATGCACATGAGTTTATTTTTAATAGCTGTTCAGATATTTTGACTGCAAAAGAGCAAAATTATCTTAGAGAAAAAAAAGAGATAAGCATCTGTGTACTACCATCATCTCTTCCATATAGTGGAATAAAAAATGAAAAAGTTGTAGGAATAGGTGCTGAAATTTTAGATATTGCAACTAGTTATATATCTACTCCTTTTAAGCTTGTTCATACTGATTCTTGGAAAGAGTCCTTACTTAAAGCTAAAAATGGAGAGTGTGATTTACTACCTATACTTGAAGATGTCCCATCAAGAAGAGAGTATCTTAACTTCACAACACCATATTTTGAAGACTCTTTGGCTATTGTAACCAATGACTCACAAAATTATATTTTAGATATAGATAGCATTTTGGATAAAGAGTTTTCTATAGTTGAGGGTTATTCATATATTGAAACCTTGCGTGAAAAATATCCACATATAAAACTCAACATTGTACCAACAAGAAAAGATGGATTTTTAGGTGTTCAAAGTGGTAAATATTATGGACATATAGATCTTATGATGACGGCTGCTTATTATATGCAAAACTACTCAAGAGTAAATCTAAAAATTGCTGGAGTCTTTGAAGATAAAGTGAAAATAAGTTTTGGTATTAAAAAAAGTGATAAAGTTCTTTTTTCAATATTTGAAAAAATTGCACATAATTTAAAACCTAAAGAGATTCAAAACATTTTAAATAAGTGGGTTTCTATAAATTATACAAATGAATATAACTATAAATATATTAAACGAATTTTGGTCTTTATCTTTGTAGTTGGATTGGTGTTTTTTTATAGACAATATCTTTTAAAGAAAAAAAATAAAGAGTTAGAAAAATTACAAAAAGAGTTAGTTGAGTTAAATAAATCTCTAGAGTATAAAGTAAAAGATGCAGTAAATGAGATAGTTAAAAAAGATGCATATATGTTGCACCAATCACGTTTGGTTCAAATGGGTGAGATGCTAAGTATGATTGCACATCAATGGAAACAACCCTTAAGCTCTATATCAACAATGCAAATAGCTATAAGAATGTCAATAGAACTAGAAAAATATGATCTTAATGATAAAAAACAAAGAGATGAGTTTATAGAATTTTTATTTAAAAAACTCGATAAAATAGGAGCTTATACTCAAAACTTAAGTCAAATAATCTCAGATTTTAGTGACTTTTACAAACCAAACAAAGAGTCTCAAACGATGCGTTTGGATAGTGTGATAGTAAAAGCATGTCATTTAGTTGAAGATAGCATGATTATGAATAATATTGTCATTAGTCTAAATCTACATTCTCAAGCTCTCGTAGATCTACATGAAAATGAATTTATGCAAGTTATTTTAAATATACTAAACAATGCTAAAGATCAGTTAATAGATAAAAATATAGAAAATCCAATAATAAAACTTCTTAGTTATGATGCAGATAAAGAGATAGTTTTGAAAATAAGCGATAATGCAGGTGGGATAGATGAATATACAATGCCTCTTGTTTTTGACCCTTATTTTTCTACAAAGTTAGATAAAAATGGTACAGGTTTAGGACTCTATATGTCAAAAAATATTATAGAAGATTATCACAATGGAAGCATAAGTGTTGAAAATGATGCCAAGGGTGCTGTTTTTATCATTAGGATTAAAGCCAAAGAGATATAA
- a CDS encoding flagellar hook-basal body complex protein, translating to MMTQAFYTGISGIRSNQTGIDILSNNLANISTVGFRGYNTEFASMFEESLNTASGTLKSSTASSSVGLGVRTQASSMSRDQGSILLSNSSTDLAIVGNGWFGIQGGADSRDMYTRAGNFTFDVDNDLVTTDGYYVLGTMGGNISDNNVLTSIKDEVTLGDVGTQEKLRFPKSLTYPPEPSTTAKFIGNIGTEDTTQTIGAGVVDGFNNKNHLKLSFTKSIPQVLPGSQWDVTATTQTLDGSTIYDTKTGVANFNAQGGLISTTLSTIDNNGSQVEINMGSGFDGVVSISNIPTSASSIADGTIGGDLNGYSINENAEVIATFTNGLQSSVGKIAVYHFRNEQGLERASGTRFYAGNNSGEPIFYKDASGENIIGTDITNFHLEGSNVQMTSGLTDLIILQRSFDANSKSITTADELMQKALQMDA from the coding sequence ATGATGACTCAAGCTTTTTATACCGGAATATCTGGTATTAGATCAAATCAAACTGGTATAGATATTTTGTCTAATAACTTAGCAAATATATCAACTGTGGGTTTTAGAGGCTATAACACAGAGTTTGCTTCTATGTTTGAAGAGTCTTTAAATACTGCTTCGGGAACTTTAAAATCTTCTACTGCATCTAGTAGTGTTGGACTTGGCGTACGCACTCAAGCATCTTCAATGAGTAGAGACCAAGGCTCAATTCTCTTATCTAATAGTAGTACAGACTTAGCTATTGTTGGTAATGGCTGGTTTGGTATTCAAGGTGGAGCGGACTCAAGAGATATGTACACACGTGCAGGTAACTTTACCTTTGATGTGGATAATGATTTGGTTACTACTGATGGTTACTATGTTTTAGGAACTATGGGTGGAAATATAAGTGATAATAATGTTTTAACAAGCATAAAAGATGAGGTCACACTTGGAGATGTTGGTACTCAAGAGAAGCTTCGTTTTCCAAAAAGTCTAACTTATCCACCAGAACCATCAACTACTGCAAAGTTTATAGGCAATATTGGAACTGAAGATACAACTCAGACTATAGGTGCAGGTGTTGTTGATGGATTTAATAACAAAAATCATTTAAAATTATCTTTTACAAAGTCTATTCCTCAAGTTCTTCCAGGTAGCCAATGGGATGTAACAGCAACTACTCAAACCTTAGATGGTAGTACCATATATGATACTAAAACAGGTGTTGCTAACTTTAACGCACAAGGTGGACTTATCTCAACTACTCTTAGCACCATAGATAACAATGGATCTCAAGTAGAGATTAATATGGGAAGTGGTTTTGATGGGGTTGTCTCTATTAGTAATATTCCAACTAGTGCATCTAGCATAGCTGATGGAACTATAGGTGGCGATCTTAACGGTTATAGCATAAATGAAAATGCAGAAGTAATCGCAACTTTTACAAATGGTCTTCAAAGTAGTGTTGGTAAAATTGCTGTTTATCATTTTAGAAATGAACAAGGTCTTGAACGTGCTAGTGGAACAAGGTTTTACGCAGGAAACAATAGTGGAGAACCTATCTTTTATAAAGATGCAAGTGGAGAAAATATTATTGGTACAGATATAACAAACTTTCATCTTGAAGGTTCAAACGTTCAAATGACATCAGGATTAACTGACCTTATTATACTTCAAAGATCTTTTGATGCTAATTCTAAATCCATAACTACCGCAGATGAGCTGATGCAAAAAGCTCTACAGATGGATGCTTAA
- a CDS encoding FAD-dependent oxidoreductase, with product MRSDVLIIGAGGAGLVAAINAHENGAKVRVITKEYPTRSQTCMAQGGINAALGNAGDDSVEAHIKNTLKSAHGIANEDAVRLLCESAPDAVEWLDSIGVCFSRTKDAKIAQRTLGGASAPRACYAQDYTGLKILHTLYDRCMSLGIEILNERYLLNFITHKDESDESYVGGVSVLNIRSGDVESYTAASVIVATGGYARIYDKHSTNSIASTGDGLAAVLRAGARLSDMEFVQFHPTALKNSSILISESARGAGGYLLNSKGERFTNELAPRDEVARAINDEMNKGEDIFLDIRHLGEEFIDEELPQERKLAKLYENVDPVYDLIPIKPVAHYTMGGMEVDENSMTSIKGLYGVGECANHKVHGANRLGGNSLLELIVFGREAGKNAALYAKSFDKNIDASKQIQNDKNFLEDIKSFTNEVDFYEKRSQVGDIFYKNVGISRDKNNLKNTLDAISKIKKELPLMGAKDKSSIYNTNLVEFIEFANILELSEVILVCAISRNESRGAHHRSDMPCENNAEFKAHTIAFKEKSVLCTDFME from the coding sequence ATGAGAAGTGATGTTTTAATAATTGGAGCAGGTGGAGCAGGTTTAGTTGCTGCTATAAATGCTCATGAAAATGGTGCAAAAGTAAGAGTAATAACAAAAGAATACCCAACAAGAAGTCAGACTTGTATGGCTCAAGGCGGTATAAATGCAGCTCTTGGTAATGCTGGAGATGACAGTGTAGAGGCGCATATAAAAAATACTCTAAAATCTGCTCACGGTATAGCAAATGAAGATGCGGTTAGGCTTTTGTGTGAGAGTGCGCCAGATGCAGTTGAGTGGCTAGATAGCATAGGTGTGTGTTTTTCAAGAACAAAAGATGCAAAGATAGCTCAAAGAACTCTAGGTGGTGCATCTGCTCCTCGTGCTTGTTATGCTCAAGATTATACAGGTTTAAAAATACTTCATACTCTTTATGATAGATGCATGAGTCTTGGCATCGAGATATTAAATGAGAGATATCTTTTAAATTTTATAACACATAAAGATGAAAGTGACGAGAGTTATGTAGGCGGTGTTAGTGTTTTAAATATAAGAAGTGGAGATGTGGAGAGCTACACAGCTGCATCTGTTATAGTTGCAACAGGTGGTTATGCTCGCATCTATGACAAACACTCAACTAACTCAATAGCTTCAACTGGAGATGGTTTAGCAGCTGTTTTACGTGCTGGTGCAAGACTGAGTGATATGGAGTTTGTGCAGTTTCATCCAACAGCACTTAAAAACTCATCTATTTTAATATCTGAGAGTGCTAGAGGTGCAGGTGGTTACTTGTTAAACTCAAAGGGTGAGAGATTTACTAACGAGTTAGCTCCGCGTGATGAGGTTGCTCGTGCTATAAATGATGAGATGAACAAGGGTGAAGATATATTTTTAGATATCAGACATCTTGGTGAAGAGTTTATAGATGAAGAGTTGCCACAAGAGAGAAAACTAGCAAAGCTTTATGAAAATGTAGATCCTGTTTATGATCTAATACCGATAAAACCAGTAGCTCACTATACTATGGGTGGAATGGAAGTAGATGAAAACTCTATGACAAGCATAAAAGGACTTTATGGAGTAGGAGAGTGTGCAAATCACAAAGTTCATGGAGCAAATCGTCTTGGTGGAAACTCTCTTTTAGAGCTTATAGTTTTTGGAAGAGAGGCTGGGAAAAATGCAGCTTTATATGCAAAAAGTTTTGATAAAAACATAGATGCATCTAAGCAGATACAAAACGATAAAAACTTTCTTGAAGATATAAAAAGTTTTACTAATGAGGTTGATTTTTATGAAAAACGCTCACAAGTAGGAGATATTTTTTATAAAAATGTCGGCATCTCAAGAGATAAAAATAATTTAAAAAATACCTTAGATGCTATAAGTAAAATTAAAAAAGAGCTGCCTCTTATGGGAGCAAAAGATAAATCTAGCATCTATAACACTAACTTAGTAGAGTTTATAGAGTTTGCTAACATTCTAGAACTTAGTGAAGTTATCTTGGTTTGTGCTATTAGCAGAAATGAGAGTAGGGGTGCTCACCATAGAAGTGATATGCCATGCGAAAACAATGCTGAATTTAAAGCTCATACAATAGCTTTTAAAGAAAAAAGTGTACTTTGTACAGACTTTATGGAGTAG
- the flgE gene encoding flagellar hook protein FlgE: protein MLKSLFSGVSGLQSHQIAMDVESNNIANVNTTGFKYSRANFSDLLAQTKAIATAPQGDLGGKNAVQVGLGSTVSSMTRIFSQGSVQNTDKSTDVAIQGDGFYIVSPDDGNTYKYTRAGDFKFDAGGNFVDNNGYVTQGWLRDPVTGKVDSTAPITDINIPPGLTTPASATQEVVLKANLNSGPLVESFSPAYEIASGASNIQPAAKDANGNDIAAGNIGVMFNEVGEAFSLQQDQGVWVSFLNSTLTAGTVVANTAMDITFNVDPELGIAGNAVNVTAAAGATPAETANNYVAAINAKSSITGITASVNSSQQISLLNTNGSSSASHNINMVVTSGSGLAGGSSITAHRYQYNTTSAASVAGGDKTFTSMADLRKWMEDEANNQGGATNGITIAVNDSGKFVVQNPNNGVHDYDMNLKITAYTNKTTGAVVTENTRFTRNMEALNSVLPQASGGQAFSQSFNAATHSSSIDVFDSLGSKHTLRMEFRKTELDTSTGSTWAMNISVPAPATIDTTAPFDEKTGSIRFNNDGSLATYNPPNISFSGNNGSAPDQQVNLSFGTANAFDGMTSFDSDSSTSGISQDGYTGGDLVGIRIDQSGTLVGSFSNGRSFGLAQIAMAKFTNNEGLSTEGGNIYTQTANSGDPIIGTAATAGRGFIQASALEASNVDLSSALTQLIIIQRGFQANGKTITTSDQLLQTLIGLKN, encoded by the coding sequence ATGTTAAAGTCACTTTTCTCCGGTGTATCCGGACTACAATCACACCAAATTGCGATGGATGTAGAATCAAATAATATTGCAAATGTAAATACTACAGGTTTTAAATACTCTCGTGCGAATTTTTCAGATCTTTTAGCTCAAACAAAAGCTATTGCTACAGCTCCTCAAGGTGATTTGGGTGGTAAAAATGCTGTTCAAGTTGGACTTGGTTCTACTGTTAGTTCTATGACACGTATTTTTTCGCAAGGTTCGGTTCAAAACACTGATAAAAGTACCGACGTTGCGATTCAAGGAGATGGTTTTTACATAGTTTCTCCAGATGATGGTAACACTTATAAGTATACTCGTGCAGGTGACTTTAAGTTTGATGCAGGTGGAAATTTTGTTGATAATAATGGTTATGTAACTCAAGGATGGCTTAGAGACCCAGTTACTGGAAAAGTTGACTCAACTGCACCTATAACTGACATAAACATTCCTCCAGGACTTACAACTCCAGCTAGTGCAACACAAGAAGTTGTACTAAAAGCAAACCTAAACTCTGGACCATTGGTAGAGAGTTTTTCCCCAGCTTATGAGATTGCATCTGGTGCTAGTAACATTCAACCAGCAGCAAAAGATGCAAATGGAAATGATATTGCCGCTGGTAATATTGGTGTAATGTTCAATGAAGTTGGAGAAGCATTTTCTCTTCAACAAGATCAAGGTGTATGGGTTTCATTTTTAAACTCAACATTAACGGCAGGTACTGTTGTGGCAAATACAGCTATGGATATAACATTCAATGTAGATCCAGAACTTGGAATAGCAGGTAATGCTGTAAATGTTACAGCAGCAGCAGGAGCGACACCTGCTGAAACAGCTAACAACTATGTGGCTGCTATTAATGCCAAAAGCTCAATCACTGGTATCACAGCATCTGTTAATTCTAGTCAACAAATTTCACTTTTAAATACAAATGGCTCGTCTTCTGCATCTCACAATATAAATATGGTTGTGACTTCAGGTTCAGGATTAGCAGGTGGTTCAAGCATTACAGCTCATAGATATCAGTACAATACAACTTCAGCAGCAAGTGTAGCTGGAGGAGATAAAACTTTTACATCTATGGCAGATTTGAGAAAATGGATGGAAGATGAAGCCAATAATCAGGGTGGTGCAACTAATGGTATAACAATAGCAGTAAATGATTCTGGAAAATTCGTTGTACAAAATCCAAATAATGGTGTACATGATTATGATATGAATCTTAAAATTACTGCATATACAAACAAAACGACAGGTGCAGTAGTAACGGAAAATACTCGTTTTACTAGAAATATGGAAGCACTAAATTCTGTTTTACCTCAAGCTAGTGGTGGTCAAGCTTTTTCACAAAGTTTTAATGCAGCTACACACTCAAGCTCTATAGATGTTTTTGATTCACTAGGTTCTAAACATACTCTTAGAATGGAGTTTAGAAAAACAGAACTAGATACATCAACAGGTAGTACATGGGCTATGAACATAAGTGTTCCAGCTCCGGCAACAATAGATACAACAGCACCATTTGATGAAAAAACAGGTTCTATTCGTTTTAACAATGATGGTTCACTTGCAACTTATAATCCGCCAAATATATCTTTTTCAGGTAACAATGGTTCAGCACCAGATCAACAAGTAAACCTTAGCTTTGGTACTGCAAATGCATTTGATGGTATGACGAGTTTTGATAGTGATTCTTCTACATCAGGAATAAGCCAAGATGGTTACACTGGTGGGGATTTAGTTGGTATTAGAATCGATCAAAGTGGTACTTTAGTTGGTTCATTCTCAAACGGTCGTTCTTTTGGTTTAGCACAAATTGCAATGGCTAAGTTTACAAACAACGAGGGACTCTCAACTGAGGGTGGAAATATTTATACTCAAACTGCCAACTCTGGAGATCCTATAATCGGTACAGCTGCAACTGCTGGACGTGGATTTATCCAAGCTTCAGCACTTGAAGCATCAAATGTTGACCTCTCAAGTGCTTTAACACAGTTAATAATTATACAAAGAGGTTTCCAAGCAAATGGTAAAACTATTACTACCTCTGATCAACTTCTTCAAACTCTTATAGGGTTGAAAAACTAA
- the purT gene encoding formate-dependent phosphoribosylglycinamide formyltransferase, producing the protein MQFSAPLKSNSKKVMLLGSGELGKEVAIEAQRLGLEVVAVDRYQNAPAHHVAHRSYVVNMQDKDALLEIIQREKPDYILPEIEALSIDALFAAEDKGYNVIPNASAVSKTMNRKNIRTFAAEVLGLHTGPYEFVTTEEGLRDASARMGYPCVVKPVMSSSGHGQSVLKCAEDVSKSWEIAKEARGDASELIVEAFVDFDYEITMLTARNGKETVFCEPIGHEQRDGDYVFSWQPMQMSEVAKQKSQEIAKTITDGLGGRGLFGVELFVKGDEVYFSEVSPRPHDTGMVTLITQSQSEFALHLRAVLGLPLGFTFYGDGASAAFKSTKHNFAPVVDVDDSLFSDNSFVRVFSKPEAHEGRRLAVALVFDEVEKALEKSRELIEKVSDA; encoded by the coding sequence ATGCAATTCTCCGCTCCATTAAAATCAAACTCAAAAAAAGTAATGTTACTAGGTTCAGGTGAACTAGGAAAAGAAGTAGCCATAGAAGCTCAAAGATTAGGTCTTGAAGTTGTAGCAGTTGATAGATACCAAAATGCTCCAGCTCATCATGTTGCTCATCGCTCTTATGTTGTAAATATGCAAGATAAAGATGCTCTTTTAGAGATTATTCAGCGTGAGAAACCTGACTACATTCTACCTGAGATTGAGGCTTTATCCATAGATGCTCTCTTTGCAGCGGAAGATAAGGGCTACAATGTAATTCCAAATGCATCTGCTGTTAGTAAAACTATGAACCGTAAAAATATTCGCACTTTTGCAGCGGAGGTTTTAGGTCTTCATACAGGACCTTATGAGTTTGTAACTACCGAAGAAGGTCTTAGAGATGCATCTGCGCGTATGGGTTATCCTTGTGTTGTTAAGCCTGTTATGAGTTCATCAGGTCATGGTCAAAGTGTTCTTAAATGTGCTGAAGATGTATCAAAGTCTTGGGAGATTGCAAAAGAGGCTCGCGGAGATGCTAGTGAGCTTATCGTTGAAGCCTTTGTAGATTTTGATTATGAGATAACAATGCTAACTGCAAGAAATGGCAAAGAGACTGTCTTTTGTGAGCCTATAGGACATGAGCAAAGAGATGGGGATTATGTTTTTTCATGGCAACCGATGCAGATGAGCGAAGTTGCAAAGCAAAAATCACAAGAGATAGCTAAGACTATAACTGATGGTCTTGGCGGTCGTGGTCTTTTTGGAGTTGAACTTTTTGTAAAAGGAGATGAAGTTTACTTTTCTGAAGTAAGTCCTCGTCCACACGATACTGGAATGGTTACTCTAATCACTCAGTCTCAAAGTGAATTTGCTCTGCATCTGCGTGCTGTTCTTGGTCTTCCTCTTGGTTTTACATTTTATGGAGATGGTGCATCTGCTGCTTTTAAATCTACTAAACATAACTTCGCTCCTGTTGTTGATGTTGATGATAGTCTCTTTAGTGATAACTCATTTGTAAGAGTATTTTCAAAGCCAGAAGCTCACGAGGGGAGAAGACTTGCTGTTGCTCTTGTTTTTGATGAGGTTGAAAAAGCACTGGAAAAATCACGTGAACTTATAGAAAAAGTGAGTGATGCATAG